DNA sequence from the Arthrobacter sp. V1I9 genome:
GGTCAGAGGCGTCTGCTTCTCGGCTCGGTAAGTTCCACTTGCGTCGCACACGCTTATTTGTCCAGTACTCGACGTTCACAACCAAGAGCAACACCTGATTCAGCCCAAGTCGTGCACAGAACCCCGAGGTACTTTATGAACGGTTTACCCAATGACAGCAAGCTCACCTTCGATCAATGCTGGGAGCTGTTGGCTTCGTCCGTTGTTGGACGGCTGGCCCTTGTCGTGAACGGGCACCCCGAAATTTTTCCGGTGAATTTCGTGCTCGAACGCCGGAGCCTCGTGTTCCGGACTGCCCCAGGGACAAAGCTGTGGGAATCCACGAAACAGGGGCCTGCTGCCTTTGAAATTGACGGTTACGAACTCGCAACCCAGGAAGCGTGGAGCGTCATCGTAAGGGGTACCACCTCTCTGATTCAGGACCCGGACGAACAAGCCGCCGTTGACACCCTCGGCCTGGAACCGTGGGAGCCCGGAACAAAACC
Encoded proteins:
- a CDS encoding pyridoxamine 5'-phosphate oxidase family protein gives rise to the protein MNGLPNDSKLTFDQCWELLASSVVGRLALVVNGHPEIFPVNFVLERRSLVFRTAPGTKLWESTKQGPAAFEIDGYELATQEAWSVIVRGTTSLIQDPDEQAAVDTLGLEPWEPGTKPHYVRLSPQALTGRRFKVNAPDVWNTRTNDQRRASFE